TTTGTTTAATTGGTTCAGCTTAAATCATGTAAggcatataataataatagtaataaaataagattttttgttagaattattcttttttttttatttattttataatggtCGGCATAGCGTCAATTACATTCATTTAAAATATCCAATCGGACAATGTCTGCGATTGCCTCAGGCAACTTGCTAAAGGGGAGAAAAGTAGAAACATAAGGAAAATTTGAATACAATTTTGTTAGTCCACGTGCTACCTTATTACCTTCTCGCTTAACAAAAAAAAACAGAACATGAAAGAAAGGAACTAGCATTCTTCTTTACTTTGTTGATCAGTAAACCAGGAATCGTGTCGCTTCCCGTTGGTAATCTGAATTCATTAATTAGCAGCTGGCAGTCCCCTTCCAACACCAGCTTTCGAATTTGCATGTTTGAAGCCCATGAAATGGCTCTCCATGCTGCTAGGCATTCTGCATGATAGGCATCTTCAGCTGCTCCTAGATGACCATTTTCAGCATGAACAACAGTTCCTCTTGAATCTCTAACGACAAAATCATAACTGTTGTTTGGTGAATCATAAATAAAACACCAGCATCAAAGTTAATTTTGTCGATTGAGCAGTAATTGCCGGCGGTGCATGAGCAGTAGGAGAAGGAATTTACAAACTGTATTCCGCAATGCTGCCACACTGTATTCCGGCCTACTACAAATAGCTTAAAAAATAACCTTATTTCTATTACTCCAGATCCACCAGCATGCTCTCACAAACTTGCTTAGATCACTTTCAACAAACTATCAATTACCTATTACATAATTGTTATTCAGTTTTAATCGATTTAAACCAAAAATGAGACCAAACTAAACCATATTTAAACCGATTCAATTCGTTTAAACCGGATTTTCAtgataaattaaaaattaaaaccaaaCCAAACTATACCACTCAATTTGGTTTGGTTTTCGATTGGAATAATGCCCACCCCTTGTCATTCATTTTAATAgagtatttttctttttctttttaaaatcaTTTTAATAGAGCTCAAAATATGTGTTAAAAAGTAAAATGtgaaaacaaaaaaagaaaaacaataaCGAGGAGATATACGTAAAAGCTAACAGAAAAATTAAATAATGGACGGCCACTATTTGATGAGAGGCCTGTTTTTAATAATTGAACTATTAAACAAACAGAGGCAATACGTCAGTTTACTCTTTTACCCTTAACACGTGCAGGCTGCTTCACGCGTTTGATTCACAATTTCTACATCCGTGTGTACTTCCTTCCCAATAGGATCATCACACGTCATCACATAAAAACCCTAGATTCACGCCAAATGCAACCCAAATTAACAAATCTGAAAGGGATGAGATCGACGGCTTACGTAAATCCACGTGTGAAATTGTCCACACCTCAACCGTCCACGCCAAATCAGCCGGTCAAACAAAGCGGGCAGCTCAGAAGATCGAAATCAACCGTCAGATAACGAAATGAAGGGTGGAGATGCTGCCCGACACGCAAACGGGCAGATCTGATCCTCTTTAAGAAGAGGCTCTAGCCCCGTATTGTTCTTCGCTCGCGTTTAGGGTAAAAAAAATCCCAAACACTCATCAAATTCTTTTTTTATAGAAATTAAATAATTCTTTTTTTAGGTTCTCCGAAGGGGAGGAAAAGGAGGCGCGTGAGCTAGATCCAGCGGCGATTTGAAGTCACGTTCCGCTCATTTCATGTTTTGTTGGCCTTTTGGATTGAGAATTGAGGGCCACGCTCTTGGAGACGTCGAGCTGGACCTGTGCGGTTCTGATCTTCTATGGCTTCGGCGGTATTAGCCAATCGAAGCGAAACAGATTGGCCAAGAAGCGGCGGCGGTGGAGGAGGCAACGGCGGTGCGAAATTCATGGGGAAACTCCCCTTTTCTAACCAAAAGATCCCTAACCCTAACCCTGAATTTTCGAAAAAGAGGCAATTTCACCAGACGGTTGTCAATAATTACAATAATCATAACGGCGATATAGATGAGTCGCCGATCGTAACTCAATCCGGCGCGTTGGACGATGCGTCTTCAATAAATCGTAAACCTAGCGGCCGCGGCCAAGGAGGCGAATTTAGCGGCCGAGGTTATGTGGATTTCAGTATCTCGTCGTATTCAAAAAAAGGGCTGACCGAGCTCAAGGATCGGTTAATTTCTGAGCTTGAGCAGATTCGTGGGCTCAGAGGACGGATCGAGTCTCATCAAATCCAATCCCGATCCGCTCCCCACAATAAGAAATCTTCGAACAAGAAATTCGCCGGCAATAAGCGGCCATTACCTGTGCCAGCCGCTGTGAACCCTGAAAATGCGACCATGTTGAAGAACTGTGCCCAGATTTTGACCAAATTGATGAAGCATAAGTTCGGGTATATATTTAATTCTCCTGTTGACGTAGTGGGTATGAATCTCCATGATTATTATGATATTGTGAAAACCCCAATGGATCTGGGTACCGTCAAATCAAACATGTCGAAGAATTTGTATGAATCGCCGGTGGAATTTGCGGCAGACGTGAGGTTGACTTTCAACAATGCGATGATGTACAATCCAAAGGGTCACCATGTTTACAATTTGGCAGAGCAACTACTTGCCAAATTCGAAGAATTGTATTGGCCAGTGGGTGATAAACTTAAAGCGGTGGAAGAAATGGTAGTCGATGACCATCACCATAGAGTTTATGAAGAAGAAGTTCAAGCAAGTTCATGGAATCGGATCGAGC
This Rutidosis leptorrhynchoides isolate AG116_Rl617_1_P2 unplaced genomic scaffold, CSIRO_AGI_Rlap_v1 contig45, whole genome shotgun sequence DNA region includes the following protein-coding sequences:
- the LOC139883791 gene encoding transcription factor GTE7-like translates to MASAVLANRSETDWPRSGGGGGGNGGAKFMGKLPFSNQKIPNPNPEFSKKRQFHQTVVNNYNNHNGDIDESPIVTQSGALDDASSINRKPSGRGQGGEFSGRGYVDFSISSYSKKGLTELKDRLISELEQIRGLRGRIESHQIQSRSAPHNKKSSNKKFAGNKRPLPVPAAVNPENATMLKNCAQILTKLMKHKFGYIFNSPVDVVGMNLHDYYDIVKTPMDLGTVKSNMSKNLYESPVEFAADVRLTFNNAMMYNPKGHHVYNLAEQLLAKFEELYWPVGDKLKAVEEMVVDDHHHRVYEEEVQASSWNRIEPQTQRDDDNIVMSEAKSEPLQGAPVASGSNQNQPLSAAPVRTPSPVKVPLVKPLKQPKPKAKDPNKREMTMEEKHKLGLGLQSLPQEKMEQVVQIIRKRNGHLTQDGDEIELDIEAVDTETLWELDRFVTNYKKMVSKIKRQALMGTNMVANDGSREFPMSEKMDVAIEPKKSKKLDAGEEDVDIGDEMPMSSFPPVEIEKDNGHVSGSSSSSSSSGSDSSSSDSDSGSSSGSESDDARS